A single window of Modestobacter italicus DNA harbors:
- a CDS encoding precorrin-2 C(20)-methyltransferase, with protein sequence MTGRLYGVGLGPGDPELVTVKAARLIGAADVVAFHAAQHGRSVARALAAPYLREGQVEELLVYPVTTETTDHPGGYQGAIDEFYEAAAARLAAHLDAGRDVVVLAEGDPFFYGSYMHMHKRLAHRYPTEVVPGVTSVSGAAAVLGRPLVERDEVLTVLPGTLPAEELAEWLATTDSAAVMKLGRTFRNVRDAFEEAGVLDRAYYVERATTDRQRVAPLADVDPDTVPYFSLALLPSELTPVQAPNPEPVSAPNPAEVGEVVVVGLGPGQRSWTTPETAEALARADDLVGYGPYLDRVPANPRQVRHPSDNRVEAERAAAALRLAQTGRRVAVVSSGDPGVFAMAAAVLEVAAQPEFADVEVRVLPGLTAAQAVASRVGAPLGHDFCVLSLSDVLKPWDVVLDRLRHAAAADLVIALYNPRSRARPHQLAEARDLLLEVRKPETVVVVGRDVGGPEESVTVTTLDAFAPETVDMRCLVLIGSTQTRVTPAGAVYTSRRYPGG encoded by the coding sequence GTGACCGGCCGGCTGTACGGGGTGGGGCTCGGCCCCGGCGACCCGGAGCTGGTCACGGTCAAGGCCGCGCGGCTGATCGGCGCGGCCGACGTCGTCGCGTTCCACGCCGCCCAGCACGGCCGGTCGGTGGCCCGCGCCCTCGCCGCGCCGTACCTGCGCGAGGGGCAAGTCGAGGAGCTGCTGGTCTACCCGGTGACCACGGAGACCACCGACCACCCCGGCGGCTACCAGGGGGCCATCGACGAGTTCTACGAGGCCGCCGCCGCCCGGTTGGCCGCGCACCTGGACGCCGGCCGGGACGTCGTCGTCCTCGCCGAGGGCGACCCGTTCTTCTACGGCTCCTACATGCACATGCACAAGCGGCTGGCGCACCGGTACCCGACCGAGGTGGTGCCCGGCGTGACCAGCGTCAGCGGCGCCGCCGCGGTGCTCGGCCGGCCGCTGGTCGAGCGGGACGAGGTGCTCACCGTGCTGCCCGGCACGCTGCCCGCCGAGGAGCTGGCCGAGTGGCTGGCCACCACCGACTCGGCCGCGGTGATGAAGCTGGGGCGGACCTTCCGCAACGTCCGGGATGCCTTCGAGGAGGCCGGCGTGCTCGACCGGGCGTACTACGTCGAGCGGGCCACCACCGACCGGCAGCGGGTCGCCCCGCTGGCCGACGTCGACCCGGACACCGTGCCCTACTTCTCCCTCGCCCTGCTGCCCTCCGAGCTCACCCCGGTTCAGGCGCCGAACCCGGAACCGGTTTCGGCGCCGAACCCTGCGGAGGTCGGGGAGGTCGTCGTCGTCGGGCTCGGGCCCGGGCAGCGCAGCTGGACGACGCCGGAGACCGCCGAGGCGCTGGCCCGCGCCGACGACCTGGTCGGCTACGGCCCCTACCTGGACCGGGTGCCGGCCAACCCGCGGCAGGTCCGGCACCCGAGCGACAACCGGGTGGAGGCCGAGCGGGCGGCGGCCGCGCTGCGGCTGGCGCAGACCGGGCGCCGGGTGGCCGTCGTCTCCAGCGGCGACCCCGGGGTGTTCGCGATGGCCGCGGCGGTGCTGGAGGTGGCCGCGCAGCCGGAGTTCGCCGACGTCGAGGTGCGGGTGCTGCCCGGGCTCACCGCGGCGCAGGCGGTGGCCTCCCGGGTCGGTGCGCCGCTGGGCCACGACTTCTGCGTGCTCAGCCTGTCCGACGTGCTCAAGCCCTGGGACGTCGTCCTGGACCGGCTCCGGCATGCGGCCGCCGCCGACCTGGTGATCGCGCTCTACAACCCCCGGTCGAGGGCACGCCCGCACCAGCTCGCCGAGGCCCGCGACCTGCTGCTCGAGGTGCGCAAGCCGGAGACGGTGGTCGTGGTCGGCCGGGACGTCGGCGGGCCGGAGGAGTCGGTCACCGTCACGACGCTGGACGCCTTCGCCCCGGAGACCGTGGACATGCGCTGCCTGGTGCTCATCGGCTCGACCCAGACCCGGGTCACCCCGGCCGGCGCCGTCTACACCAGCCGCCGCTACCCCGGCGGCTGA
- a CDS encoding YfjP family GTPase, with protein sequence MRLGGGRRSELSLTDRLSALREAVEVAEDRLEVPEVSRARTLLAKAGAREALGDATVVALAGATGSGKSTLFNALSGSEVSSPGVRRPTTGVAHASVWGEHGADRLLDWLQVPRRHRVQPAEPALDGLVLLDLPDHDSVRLENRLEVDRLVELVDVLVWVLDPQKYADAAVHSRYLAPLAGHAGVLVVVLNQVDRLDDASVRACLADLRGLLDREGLAATPIVPTAARTGAGLAELRAELASRVAARRAATDRLAADARAAAAALAQHCAPDAGQDRSRDPDEREGLADALANAAGVPAVVSAVERSARRRGNQHTGWPVLRWTSKLRADPLSRLHLGDEAARTSLPEAGAVQTAGMDAALRRARDAAGQGLPQAWRDELRRTADLQEERLADRLDRAVAGTDLGPDRTPIWQRAVGGLQWLLALVALAGALWLLGLVGLGLLQLDDVVPLPRVEGIPVPTLLLVGGLLAGLLLALVSRPLVHAGARRRARQVRRRLTERVAEVADTEVLEPLTEARADHDRFCAAVTRAGS encoded by the coding sequence GTGAGGCTGGGCGGCGGGCGGCGCAGCGAGCTCTCCCTGACCGACCGGCTGTCCGCGCTGCGCGAGGCGGTCGAGGTCGCCGAGGACCGGCTCGAGGTGCCCGAGGTGTCCCGCGCCCGCACCCTGCTGGCCAAGGCCGGCGCCCGCGAGGCGCTCGGCGACGCGACCGTCGTCGCGCTCGCCGGCGCGACCGGCAGCGGCAAGTCCACGCTGTTCAACGCGCTGAGCGGCAGCGAGGTGAGCAGCCCCGGCGTCCGCCGGCCCACCACCGGGGTCGCGCACGCCAGCGTGTGGGGCGAGCACGGCGCCGACCGGCTGCTCGACTGGCTGCAGGTGCCCCGCCGGCACCGGGTCCAGCCGGCCGAGCCCGCGCTGGACGGGCTGGTGCTGCTCGACCTGCCCGACCACGACAGCGTCCGGCTGGAGAACCGGCTGGAGGTCGACCGGCTCGTGGAGCTGGTCGACGTGCTGGTCTGGGTGCTGGACCCGCAGAAGTACGCCGACGCGGCGGTGCACTCGCGGTACCTGGCGCCGCTGGCCGGGCACGCGGGGGTGCTGGTCGTCGTCCTCAACCAGGTCGACCGGCTGGACGACGCCTCGGTCCGGGCCTGCCTCGCCGACCTGCGCGGGCTGCTCGACCGGGAGGGGCTGGCCGCGACGCCCATCGTGCCCACCGCGGCCCGCACCGGGGCCGGGCTGGCCGAGCTGCGCGCCGAGCTCGCCTCCCGGGTGGCCGCCCGGCGGGCGGCCACCGACCGGCTGGCCGCCGACGCCCGGGCCGCCGCGGCCGCGCTGGCCCAGCACTGCGCCCCGGACGCCGGCCAGGACCGCAGCCGGGACCCCGACGAGCGCGAGGGCCTGGCCGACGCGCTGGCGAACGCGGCCGGGGTGCCCGCGGTCGTCAGCGCGGTCGAGCGCTCGGCCCGTCGCCGGGGGAACCAGCACACCGGCTGGCCGGTGCTGCGCTGGACCTCGAAGCTGCGGGCCGACCCGCTGAGCCGGCTGCACCTGGGCGACGAGGCGGCCCGCACCTCGCTGCCCGAGGCCGGTGCGGTGCAGACGGCCGGCATGGACGCCGCGCTGCGCCGGGCCCGGGACGCCGCCGGTCAGGGGCTGCCGCAGGCCTGGCGGGACGAGCTGCGGCGCACCGCGGACCTGCAGGAGGAGCGGCTGGCCGACCGGCTGGACCGGGCCGTCGCCGGCACCGACCTCGGGCCGGACCGGACGCCGATCTGGCAGCGGGCGGTCGGCGGGCTGCAGTGGCTGCTCGCGCTGGTCGCGCTGGCCGGGGCGCTGTGGCTGCTCGGGCTGGTCGGGCTGGGCCTGCTGCAGCTGGACGACGTCGTCCCGCTGCCCCGGGTGGAGGGCATCCCGGTGCCCACCCTGCTGCTGGTCGGCGGGCTGCTCGCCGGCCTGCTGCTGGCGCTGGTGAGCAGACCGCTGGTGCACGCCGGGGCGCGGAGACGGGCCCGGCAGGTGCGCCGGCGGCTGACCGAGCGGGTGGCCGAGGTGGCCGACACCGAGGTGCTGGAGCCGCTGACCGAGGCCCGCGCCGACCACGACCGGTTCTGCGCCGCGGTCACCCGGGCCGGCAGCTGA
- a CDS encoding VOC family protein: protein MIAAPDGGQRLLFIEVPEAKTVKNRLHLDLVPAAGTRDEELQRLLELGVRELDDRRRPDGSGWVVLADPEGNEFCILRSDAERAAP, encoded by the coding sequence ATGATCGCCGCGCCGGACGGCGGGCAGCGGCTGCTGTTCATCGAGGTGCCGGAGGCCAAGACGGTCAAGAACCGGCTGCACCTGGACCTGGTGCCGGCCGCCGGGACCCGGGACGAGGAGCTGCAGCGGCTGCTGGAGCTGGGCGTCCGCGAGCTCGACGACCGCCGCCGGCCCGACGGGAGCGGCTGGGTGGTGCTCGCCGACCCCGAGGGCAACGAGTTCTGCATCCTGCGCAGCGACGCCGAGCGGGCCGCGCCCTGA
- a CDS encoding ABC transporter — protein sequence MTTPTGLPDALQRLRDSVAAAPLGLATTGRDAAARTARAVVDQVDDYLLPRLRDLDAPLLTVVGGSTGAGKSTLVNSVLGARVTTPGVLRPTTRSPVLVCSTADVGWFSGDRVLPGLARTTGEGDTLSGITLVPTDALPPGLALVDAPDVDSVVEANRELAGQLLGAADLWVFVTTASRYADAVPWDLLRTAQERGTALAVVLDRVPPEAVGEVADDLAAMLQRGGLGGARLFVVEERPLVEGFLPADQVAPLRDWLHALAADQEQRAAVVRQTLAGALESLSGRVDVVAAGVEEQALSAEALRAAADAAYARARASIDEGVGNGSLLRGEVLARWQEFVGTGEWMRSLQGQVGKLRDRVTAAFTGRPNPAADLQGALESGVELLLRAEADRAAENTVAAWRSLPGGIALIGGRETELDGVSPAFTGVAADEVRAWQGFVLELVREEGAGKRSQARLLSWGVNGAGAALMIAVFASTAGLSGAEVVIAGGTTAVGQRLLEAVFGDNAVRELAVKARADLDARADRVLQREQDRFTELLADVAPTPDAAAELRAAVAGLATARGAHA from the coding sequence ATGACCACCCCGACCGGGCTGCCGGACGCCCTGCAGCGGTTGCGCGACTCCGTCGCCGCAGCGCCGCTGGGCCTGGCCACCACCGGCCGCGATGCCGCCGCCCGTACCGCCCGCGCCGTCGTCGACCAGGTCGACGACTACCTCCTGCCCCGCCTGCGCGACCTGGACGCCCCGCTGCTGACCGTCGTCGGCGGCTCGACCGGCGCCGGCAAGTCCACGCTGGTCAACAGCGTGCTCGGCGCCCGGGTCACCACCCCGGGCGTGCTCCGGCCGACGACCCGCTCACCGGTGCTGGTCTGCTCGACCGCCGACGTGGGGTGGTTCTCCGGCGACCGGGTGCTGCCGGGGCTGGCCCGCACCACCGGCGAGGGCGACACCCTCAGCGGCATCACGCTCGTGCCCACCGACGCCCTGCCACCGGGCCTGGCCCTGGTCGACGCCCCCGACGTCGACTCGGTCGTGGAGGCCAACCGCGAGCTCGCCGGGCAGCTGCTGGGGGCCGCCGACCTGTGGGTCTTCGTGACGACGGCGTCCCGCTACGCCGACGCCGTCCCCTGGGACCTGCTGCGGACGGCGCAGGAGCGCGGCACCGCGCTGGCCGTCGTCCTGGACCGGGTGCCGCCCGAGGCGGTCGGTGAGGTCGCCGACGACCTGGCCGCGATGCTGCAGCGCGGCGGGCTGGGCGGCGCCCGGCTGTTCGTCGTCGAGGAGCGGCCGCTGGTCGAGGGGTTCCTGCCGGCCGACCAGGTGGCGCCGCTTCGGGACTGGCTGCACGCGCTCGCCGCCGACCAGGAGCAGCGGGCGGCCGTGGTCCGGCAGACGCTGGCCGGCGCGCTGGAGAGCCTCAGCGGCCGGGTCGACGTCGTCGCCGCCGGCGTCGAGGAGCAGGCGCTGTCCGCCGAGGCGCTGCGGGCCGCCGCGGACGCCGCCTACGCCCGGGCCCGCGCCTCGATCGACGAGGGCGTCGGCAACGGCAGCCTGCTGCGCGGGGAGGTGCTCGCCCGCTGGCAGGAGTTCGTCGGCACCGGCGAGTGGATGCGCAGCCTGCAGGGGCAGGTCGGGAAGCTGCGCGACCGGGTCACCGCGGCGTTCACCGGTCGGCCCAACCCGGCCGCGGACCTGCAGGGCGCGCTGGAGTCCGGCGTCGAGCTGCTGCTGCGGGCCGAGGCCGACCGGGCGGCGGAGAACACCGTCGCCGCCTGGCGCTCGCTGCCCGGCGGCATCGCGCTGATCGGCGGCCGGGAGACCGAGCTGGACGGCGTCTCCCCGGCCTTCACCGGGGTGGCCGCCGACGAGGTGCGGGCCTGGCAGGGCTTCGTGCTGGAGCTGGTCCGCGAGGAGGGCGCGGGCAAGCGGTCGCAGGCCCGGCTGCTGTCCTGGGGCGTCAACGGCGCCGGCGCGGCGCTGATGATCGCCGTCTTCGCCTCCACGGCCGGGCTCTCCGGTGCCGAGGTCGTCATCGCCGGCGGCACCACGGCCGTCGGTCAGCGGCTGCTGGAGGCGGTGTTCGGCGACAACGCCGTCCGGGAGCTCGCGGTGAAGGCCCGCGCCGACCTGGACGCCCGCGCCGACCGGGTGCTGCAGAGGGAGCAGGACCGGTTCACCGAGCTGCTGGCGGACGTCGCGCCCACCCCGGACGCCGCCGCCGAGCTGCGCGCCGCGGTCGCCGGGCTGGCCACCGCCCGCGGGGCCCACGCGTGA
- a CDS encoding precorrin-8X methylmutase — protein MYDYEHDGAEIYRQSFATIRAEADLSRLPADVARVAVRMIHACGQVDLVDDVVFSPRVVERAREALDAGAPVLCDAQMVASGVTRRRLPKDNDVVCTLNDPRTPDLARELGTTRTAAAMHLWGDRLDGAVVAIGNAPTALFHLLEMVADGAPRPAAVIGIPVGFIGAVESKEALAASDLEHLVVRGRRGGSAITAGAVNAIASDVE, from the coding sequence ATGTACGACTACGAGCACGACGGCGCCGAGATCTACCGGCAGTCCTTCGCGACCATCCGCGCCGAGGCCGACCTCTCCCGGCTGCCGGCCGACGTGGCCCGGGTGGCGGTGCGGATGATCCACGCCTGCGGGCAGGTCGACCTGGTCGACGACGTCGTGTTCTCCCCCCGGGTCGTCGAGCGGGCCCGCGAGGCGCTGGACGCCGGAGCCCCGGTGCTCTGCGACGCGCAGATGGTGGCCTCCGGCGTCACCCGCCGCCGGCTGCCCAAGGACAACGACGTGGTCTGCACGCTGAACGACCCGCGCACCCCCGACCTGGCCCGCGAGCTGGGCACCACCCGCACCGCAGCGGCCATGCACCTGTGGGGCGACCGCCTCGACGGCGCCGTCGTCGCCATCGGCAACGCCCCGACCGCGCTGTTCCACCTGCTGGAGATGGTCGCCGACGGCGCGCCCCGGCCGGCCGCGGTCATCGGCATCCCGGTCGGCTTCATCGGCGCCGTGGAGTCCAAGGAGGCGCTGGCCGCCTCGGACCTCGAGCACCTGGTGGTGCGCGGCCGGCGCGGGGGCAGTGCGATCACCGCAGGCGCCGTCAACGCCATCGCGAGCGACGTCGAGTGA
- a CDS encoding MFS transporter, which yields MPRRQLARTAAFWSVAVLLVLVLAASGVPSPLYRVYAEQFGFGPGVITVVFAVYTFALLVSLLVVGGLSDHVGRRPVLAAALVLEAASMVLFLAADGVGWLLAARIVQGFATGAMTGAFGAALLDLQRPDRPLGPLVNSAAPGFGLSLGAVGAGLAVEFLPSPTDWVFGLLTGLCLAAALGVWVFLPESSPRLPGTAASLVPSVRVPTSQRRAFIVVLPCLIATWALGGLYASLGPSLVAGVFGVEDHVVGSLLILALNGTGLIGSLSMRGVAPTRLMVIGALVFAAGVGSTVAALATGSLAFFFVAAIISGFGFGSAFLGAMATVTRGVAAGERASLLSAVFTVSYLGFSLPAIAAGVAAGHIGLERTAQVYGVGVIVLALLAVAGLALQARRPAPTPLPAPEADPAAVR from the coding sequence GTGCCCCGTCGACAGCTCGCCCGGACCGCTGCCTTCTGGAGCGTCGCCGTCCTGCTGGTGCTCGTGCTCGCCGCGTCCGGGGTGCCCTCGCCGCTGTACCGGGTCTACGCAGAGCAGTTCGGCTTCGGCCCGGGCGTGATCACCGTCGTCTTCGCCGTCTACACGTTCGCGCTGCTGGTGTCGCTGCTGGTGGTCGGCGGGCTCAGCGACCACGTCGGACGGCGCCCGGTGCTGGCCGCGGCGCTGGTCCTCGAGGCCGCGTCGATGGTGCTGTTCCTGGCCGCGGACGGCGTCGGCTGGCTGCTCGCCGCCCGGATCGTGCAGGGCTTCGCGACCGGTGCGATGACCGGCGCGTTCGGCGCCGCGCTGCTGGACCTGCAGCGCCCGGACCGCCCGCTCGGCCCGCTGGTCAACTCCGCCGCGCCCGGCTTCGGCCTCTCCCTCGGCGCGGTCGGCGCCGGTCTGGCCGTGGAGTTCCTGCCCTCCCCCACCGACTGGGTGTTCGGGCTGCTCACCGGGCTGTGCCTGGCCGCCGCGCTCGGCGTGTGGGTGTTCCTGCCGGAGTCCTCGCCGCGGCTGCCCGGCACGGCGGCCTCGCTGGTGCCCAGCGTCCGCGTGCCCACCTCGCAGCGCCGGGCGTTCATCGTCGTCCTCCCCTGCCTGATCGCCACCTGGGCGCTCGGCGGTCTGTACGCCTCGCTCGGCCCGTCGCTGGTCGCGGGCGTCTTCGGGGTCGAGGACCACGTGGTCGGCAGCCTGCTGATCCTGGCGCTCAACGGCACCGGCCTGATCGGCTCGCTGAGCATGCGGGGTGTGGCGCCGACCCGGCTGATGGTGATCGGTGCGCTGGTCTTCGCCGCCGGGGTCGGCAGCACCGTCGCCGCGCTGGCCACCGGCTCGCTGGCGTTCTTCTTCGTCGCCGCGATCATCTCCGGGTTCGGCTTCGGCTCGGCCTTCCTCGGCGCGATGGCCACCGTCACCCGCGGCGTCGCGGCGGGTGAGCGGGCCTCGCTGCTGTCGGCGGTGTTCACCGTCAGCTACCTCGGCTTCAGCCTGCCGGCCATCGCCGCGGGCGTCGCGGCCGGCCACATCGGGCTGGAGCGGACCGCGCAGGTCTACGGCGTCGGCGTCATCGTCCTGGCCCTGCTCGCCGTCGCCGGGCTCGCCCTGCAGGCCCGCCGCCCGGCTCCCACCCCGCTCCCGGCGCCGGAGGCGGACCCCGCCGCGGTCCGGTGA
- a CDS encoding HAD hydrolase-like protein has product MSRLVLFDMDGTLVDSTPGIWASIRVAAAALGLPEPTPGQLRSMVGPPLQDGFASAFGLVGEDVDRAVGAYRAHYAAGAMFDADVYPGIPGLLAALRADGATLAVATSKPEPFAVRILAHTGLLPAFAGVHGATLDGTVRHKHDVVAAALAAHPDGERPVLVGDRSHDVLGAAAHGLPCIGAGWGPAPPGELAAAGAAAVAATPADVLPALGALPG; this is encoded by the coding sequence ATGAGCCGGCTGGTGCTCTTCGACATGGACGGCACCCTGGTCGACTCCACGCCGGGCATCTGGGCCTCGATCCGGGTCGCCGCCGCCGCGCTCGGGCTCCCCGAGCCGACCCCGGGCCAGCTGCGGTCGATGGTGGGCCCCCCGCTGCAGGACGGCTTCGCCAGCGCCTTCGGCCTGGTCGGCGAGGACGTCGACCGGGCGGTGGGCGCCTACCGGGCGCACTACGCGGCGGGGGCGATGTTCGACGCCGACGTGTACCCCGGCATCCCCGGGCTGCTGGCCGCGCTCCGCGCCGACGGGGCGACCCTCGCCGTGGCGACCAGCAAGCCGGAGCCGTTCGCGGTGCGCATCCTGGCCCACACCGGCCTGCTGCCGGCGTTCGCCGGCGTGCACGGCGCGACGCTGGACGGCACCGTGCGGCACAAGCACGACGTGGTCGCCGCCGCGCTGGCCGCCCACCCGGACGGCGAGCGGCCGGTGCTCGTCGGCGACCGGTCGCACGACGTGCTCGGTGCCGCCGCGCACGGGCTGCCCTGCATCGGTGCGGGGTGGGGTCCGGCGCCGCCCGGCGAGCTGGCCGCGGCCGGCGCGGCGGCCGTCGCCGCCACCCCGGCCGACGTGCTGCCGGCACTGGGCGCACTCCCGGGCTGA
- a CDS encoding cobalt-precorrin-6A reductase, which yields MTGQVLVLGGTGEARRLAAALVADGVDVLSSLAGRVAEPVLPVGEVRVGGFGGAEGLAAWLAEHRPRAVVDATHPFAAEITASAAAAAAAHGTPLLRLQRPGWTPQPGDDWRFVDSLADAAATVADRSSVFLTTGRQGVRTFADLPGRVLVRSVDPPDEPLPAGATLLLDRGPFSVADELALMREHAVDVVVTKDSGGHMTEAKLTAARELGIPVVLVRRPPLPAGVATVATVDEALAWIRSR from the coding sequence GTGACCGGTCAGGTGCTGGTGCTGGGCGGTACCGGGGAGGCGCGGCGGCTGGCTGCCGCGCTCGTCGCCGACGGGGTCGACGTGCTCTCCTCGCTGGCCGGCCGGGTCGCCGAGCCGGTGCTGCCGGTGGGCGAGGTGCGGGTCGGCGGGTTCGGCGGCGCGGAGGGGCTGGCGGCCTGGCTGGCCGAGCACCGCCCGCGCGCCGTCGTCGACGCCACCCACCCGTTCGCCGCCGAGATCACCGCGTCGGCCGCCGCCGCGGCGGCCGCGCACGGCACGCCGCTGCTCCGGCTGCAGCGGCCGGGCTGGACGCCGCAGCCCGGGGACGACTGGCGGTTCGTCGACTCGCTGGCCGACGCCGCGGCCACCGTCGCCGACCGCTCCAGCGTCTTCCTCACCACCGGCCGGCAGGGCGTGCGGACCTTCGCCGACCTGCCCGGGCGGGTGCTGGTGCGCTCGGTCGACCCACCCGACGAGCCGCTGCCGGCCGGGGCGACCCTGCTGCTGGACCGCGGGCCGTTCAGCGTCGCCGACGAGCTGGCGCTGATGCGCGAGCACGCGGTGGACGTCGTGGTCACCAAGGACTCCGGCGGGCACATGACCGAGGCCAAGCTGACCGCCGCCCGCGAGCTGGGCATCCCGGTCGTGCTGGTCCGCCGGCCGCCGCTGCCGGCGGGCGTCGCGACCGTGGCCACCGTCGACGAGGCCCTCGCCTGGATCCGCAGCCGATGA
- a CDS encoding VOC family protein — protein MTARISHTSVDCSDAYALSLFWSAVLGFTEDPDDPNEPATRSA, from the coding sequence ATGACGGCACGCATCTCGCACACCTCGGTCGACTGCTCCGACGCCTACGCGCTCTCGCTGTTCTGGTCGGCGGTGCTGGGGTTCACCGAGGACCCGGACGACCCGAACGAGCCGGCCACGAGGAGTGCATGA